The Drosophila teissieri strain GT53w chromosome X, Prin_Dtei_1.1, whole genome shotgun sequence genome has a segment encoding these proteins:
- the LOC122625297 gene encoding protein crooked neck yields MERPQKMPKVAKVKNKAPAEVQITAEQLLREAKERDLEILPPPPKQKISDPAELADYQQRKRKTFEDNLRKNRMVVSHWIKYAQWEEQQQEIQRARSIWERALDNEHRNVTLWLKYAEMEMKNKQVNHARNLWDRAVTIMPRVNQFWYKYTYMEEMLENVAGARQVFERWMEWQPEEQAWQTYVNFELRYKEIDRAREVYERFVYVHPDVKNWIKFARFEESHGFIHGSRRVFERAVEFFGDEYIEERLFIAFARFEEGQKEHDRARVIYKYALEHLPKDRTQELFKAYTIHEKKYGDRAGIEDVIVSKRKYQYEQEVAANPTNYDAWFDYLRLIEAEGDRDQIRETYERAISNVPPANEKNFWRRYIYLWINYALYEELEAEDAERTRQIYKTCLELIPHKQFTFSKLWLLYAQFEIRCKELQRARKALGLAIGMCPRDKLFRGYIDLEIQLREFERCRLLYEKFLEFGPENCVTWMKFAELENLLGDTERARAIFELAVQQPRLDMPELLWKAYIDFEVALGETELARQLYERLLERTQHVKVWMSFAKFEMGLSHGDSGPDAELNVRLARRIYERANEMLRQLGDKESRVLLLEAWRDFERDASDAQALQKVMDKMPRRIKKRQKIVSDDGVEEGWEEVFDYIFPEDEMARPNLKLLAAAKMWKKQKDVTEDDPPAPAIASDPESAADAAPAETTDSGD; encoded by the exons ATGGAGCGGCCACAGAAGATGCCCAAGGTGGCCAAG GTCAAGAACAAAGCGCCGGCGGAGGTGCAAATTACGGCGGAGCAGCTGCTCCGTGAGGCCAAGGAGCGAGATCTGGAGAttctgccgccgccgccaaagCAGAAGATCTCCGATCCCGCCGAGTTGGCTGACTATCAGCAGCGGAAGCGAAAGACCTTCGAGGACAATCTGCGCAAGAACCGCATGGTGGTCAGCCATTGGATCAAATACGCTCAGtgggaggagcagcagcaggagatcCAGCGTGCACGCTCTATTTGGGAGCGGGCATTGGACAATGAGCACAGGAACGTGACCCTCTGGCTGAAATACGCcgagatggagatgaagaaCAAGCAGGTGAATCATGCCCGCAACCTGTGGGATCGGGCAGTGACCATCATGCCGCGAGTCAACCAGTTCTGGTACAAGTACACCTACATGGAGGAGATGCTGGAGAATGTGGCAGGAGCGCGTCAGGTGTTCGAGCGCTGGATGGAGTGGCAACCGGAGGAGCAGGCCTGGCAGACCTACGTCAACTTCGAGCTGCGCTACAAAGAGATCGACCGGGCACGGGAGGTCTACGAGCGATTTGTCTATGTGCACCCGGACGTGAAGAACTGGATAAAGTTCGCCCGCTTCGAGGAGTCCCATGGGTTTATCCATGGCTCCCGGCGGGTATTCGAGCGCGCTGTGGAGTTCTTTGGGGACGAGTACATCGAGGAGCGTCTGTTCATCGCCTTCGCTCGCTTTGAGGAGGGTCAGAAGGAGCACGACAGGGCGCGCGTCATCTACAAGTACGCGTTAGAACACCTACCTAAAGATCGCACACAGGAGCTGTTCAAGGCCTATACCATACACGAGAAGAAGTACGGCGACAGAGCGGGCATTGAGGATGTGATCGTTTCCAAGCGCAAGTACCAGTACGAGCAGGAGGTGGCCGCCAATCCAACCAACTACGATGCTTGGTTCGACTATTTGCGTTTGATTGAGGCGGAGGGCGACCGGGACCAGATCCGTGAGACGTACGAGCGGGCCATTTCTAACGTGCCGCCCGCCAATGAAAAGAACTTCTGGCGACGCTACATTTACCTTTGGATCAATTATGCCTTGTACGAGGAACTCGAAGCGGAGGATGCGGAACGCACGCGCCAGATCTACAAGACTTGTCTGGAGCTGATACCTCATAAGCAGTTTACCTTTAGCAAGCTGTGGCTGCTGTACGCGCAATTCGAGATTCGCTGCAAGGAGCTGCAGCGCGCACGCAAAGCACTGGGCTTGGCCATCGGCATGTGTCCCAGAGATAAGCTCTTCAGGGGCTACATTGATCTGGAGATTCAGTTGCGTGAGTTCGAGCGCTGCCGCCTGCTGTACGAGAAGTTCCTCGAGTTTGGACCGGAGAATTGTGTCACCTGGATGAAGTTCGCCGAGCTGGAGAACCTATTGGGCGACACGGAGCGTGCGAGAGCCATTTTCGAGCTGGCGGTGCAGCAGCCGCGCCTGGACATGCCTGAGCTACTGTGGAAGGCGTACATCGACTTCGAGGTGGCCCTGGGCGAAACGGAGCTAGCCAGACAGCTGTACGAGCGCCTCCTCGAGCGCACGCAGCATGTGAAGGTGTGGATGTCGTTTGCCAAGTTCGAGATGGGCCTCAGCCACGGCGACAGCGGGCCAGATGCGGAGCTGAACGTGCGGCTGGCAAGGAGAATCTACGAGCGGGCCAACGAGATGTTGCGTCAGCTGGGCGACAAGGAGTCGCGTGTTCTGCTGCTAGAGGCATGGCGCGACTTTGAGCGCGACGCCTCCGATGCGCAGGCGCTACAAAAGGTAATGGACAAGATGCCGCGGCGCATCAAGAAGCGGCAGAAGATCGTCTCCGACGATGGCGTCGAGGAAGGTTGGGAGGAAGTATTCGACTACATCTTTCCCGAGGACGAAATGGCTCGACCCAACCTCAAGCTGCTGGCTGCCGCCAAGATGTGGAAGAAGCAGAAAGACGTCACGGAGGACGACCCACCCGCTCCAGCCATTGCATCTGATCCAGAGTCTGCAGCGGACGCTGCTCCGGCGGAGACGACGGACAGCGGCGACTGA
- the LOC122625300 gene encoding odorant receptor 2a: MANQEQPRTKLDTHSAVYYHWRVWELTGLMRPPGVSSLRYVVYSIVVNLMVTVLFPLSLLARLLFTTNMAGLCENLTITITDIVANLKFANVYMVRKQLHEIRSLLRLMDARAMLVGDPEEVSALRREVNIAQSTFRTFASIFVFGTTLSCIRVAVRPDRELLYPAWFGVDWMHSTRNYVLINIYQLFGLVVQAIQNCASDSYPPAFLCLLTGHMRALELRVRRIGSRPEKSSTKGQSYEAWRGGGYQGVGEWIRDLMRVHRLREIIQRVLSGACMAQFACSAAVQCTVAMHFLYMADEHDHTAMIISIVFFLAVTLEVFVICYFGDRMRTQSEALCDAFYDCNWVEQLPKFKRELLFTLARTQRPSLIYAGNYIALSLETFEQVMRFTYSVFTLLLRAK; encoded by the exons ATGGCGAACCAAGAGCAACCGAGAACCAAACTGGACACCCACAGTGCTGTGTACTACCACTGGCGCGTGTGGGAGCTCACTGGCCTGATGCGTCCTCCGGGGGTTTCCAGCCTGCGTTACGTGGTGTACTCCATAGTGGTCAACTTGATGGTCACCGTGCTGTTTCCCTTGAGCTTGCTGGCCAGGCTGCTGTTCACCACCAATATGGCCGGGCTGTGCGAGAACCTGACCATCACCATCACGGATATTGTGGCCAATTTGAAGTTCGCGAATGTGTACATGGTGAGGAAGCAGCTGCACGAGATTCGCTCGCTCCTGAGGCTCATGGACGCCAGAGCCATGCTGGTGGGTGATCCCGAGGAGGTATCTGCCTTGCGGAGGGAAGTGAATATCGCACAGAGCACCTTTCGCACATTCGCTAGTATTTTCGTGTTTGGAACCACTCTGAGTTGCATCCGCGTGGCCGTTCGTCCGGATCGAGAGCTCCTGTATCCGGCCTGGTTCGGCGTTGACTGGATGCACTCCACCAGAAACTATGTGCTCATCAATATCTACCAGCTCTTCGGCTTGGTAGTGCAGGCCATTCAGAACTGCGCCAGTGACTCCTATCCGCCTGCGTTTCTCTGCCTGCTCACGGGTCATATGCGTGCCTTGGAGCTGCGGGTGCGTCGGATTGGTTCTAGGCCGGAGAAGAGCTCCACAAAAGGGCAGTCGTACGAAGCGTGGCGGGGGGGGGGCTACCAGGGGGTGGGTGAGTGGATTCGCGACCTGATGCGAGTCCATCGGCTGAGGGAGATCATTCAGCGCGTCCTTTCTGGGGCATGCATGGCCCAGTTTGCCTGCTCCGCCGCCGTTCAGTGCACCGTCGCCATGCACTTCCTGTACATGGCGGATGAGCACGACCACACCGCCATGATCATCTCGattgtcttcttcttggccgTCACCTTGGAGGTGTTTGTAATCTGCTATTTTGGGGACAGGATGCGGACGCAGAGCGAGGCGCTGTGCGATGCATTCTACGACTGCAACTGGGTGGAGCAGCTGCCCAAGTTCAAGCGGGAACTGCTCTTCACGCTGGCCAGGACTCAGCGGCCTTCCCTCATCTACGCGGGCAATTACATCGCCCTCTCGCTGGAGACCTTCGAGCAG GTCATGAGGTTTACCTACTCGGTGTTCACACTCTTGCTGAGGGCCAAGTAA
- the LOC122625298 gene encoding DNA-binding protein K10 — MVSKNQFHQNRTMHSQQHPLQMQQQFQPQQHQQNPYSQHRNSQSNNNNSSNNNPRAAAAPYRKPCRSSGPGGNGNGNGNGHGNGNTANGNSNNQMMFSSSQMPSDPLYIDFNSPAPGSKPNQVDSLKKKPMKGIKQQQHPSPNQQQQCKMNSQNSKHMNQQQQQQTFNSQMNGGDWQRFPGNSPNQIRGGFNGFQRGPPPNRPPPRHMMGPPMGPMGPGPRGPGPMGPGGPYPQMPFQPPMPGMRGPGPMGGPPPPPPPHFMRRNGPGPGPMMGGPPPMHMMGPRMPPRGMPPGGPFGPMNMNGGRIMKPSPKLIKQVVKGKSSIKTLKNLINQYPIDKPWVTEEIRSEHDKKVDIENRLKGHKDDELFAQYKGQRDKFVGLYEAAREEYLKQEAASVKAKDAKSDKDKNAISSQSAAPKAGSAKDATIPNP, encoded by the exons ATGGTGTCCAAGAACCAATTCCATCAGAACCGAACCATGCATTCGCAACAGCATCCGctgcaaatgcagcaacagtttcagccacagcagcatcagcaaaaTCCGTATTCACAGCACCGCAACAGCCagagcaacaataataatagtagCAACAATAATCCCCGGGCAGCTGCGGCTCCCTACAGGAAACCCTGTAGGTCCTCCGGACCAGGAGGCAATGggaacggaaatggaaatgggcatGGGAATGGCAACACTGCCAACGGCAACAGTAACAACCAGATGATGTTCTCCTCCAGCCAAATGCCCAGCGATCCCCTGTATATTGACTTCAACAGCCCGGCGCCGGGAAGCAAACCAAACCAGGTGGACAGTCTCAAGAAGAAGCCTATGAAGGGCatcaaacagcagcagcatcccaGTCCaaaccaacagcagcagtgcaAGATGAACAGCCAGAACAGCAAGCATAtgaaccagcagcagcagcagcagacctTCAACAGCCAGATGAACGGAGGCGATTGGCAGCGCTTTCCGGGAAACAGTCCCAACCAGATTCGCGGTGGCTTTAATGGTTTCCAGCGCGGTCCCCCTCCGAACCGTCCTCCCCCACGCCACATGATGGGTCCGCCCATGGGTCCGATGGGCCCCGGACCACGCGGACCCGGACCGATGGGCCCTGGAGGACCTTACCCGCAGATGCCTTTCCAACCACCGATGCCCGGTATGCGCGGTCCCGGCCCCATGGGTggaccaccgccgccgccaccaccgcacTTTATGCGGCGCAACGGACCCGGCCCAGGTCCCATGATGGGTGGCCCACCGCCCATGCATATGATGGGTCCACGGATGCCGCCGCGGGGCATGCCACCGGGCGGCCCTTTTGGACCAATGAACATGAATGGCGGCCGGATCATGAAGCCCAGTCCCAAGCTAATCAAGCAGGTGGTAAAGGGGAAGAGCAGCATAAAGACACTGAAGAACCTGATCAATCAGTATCCCATCGACAAGCCCTGGGTGACGGAGGAGATACGCAGCGAGCACGACAAGAAGGTGGATATCGAGAACAGATTGAAGGGCCACAAAGACGACGAGCTCTTTGCCCAGTACAAAGGCCAGCGAGACAAGTTCGTTGGTCTCTACGAGGCGGCGCGGGAAGAGTATCTCAAGCAGGAGGCAGCCAGTGTCAAGGCCAAG GATGCCAAATCAGACAAAGACAAAAACGCAATTTCAAGTCAGAGCGCAGCCCCTAAGGCCGGAAGCGCTAAAGATGCAACAATTCCAAATCCCTAG
- the LOC122624049 gene encoding probable ATP-dependent RNA helicase kurz, with amino-acid sequence MGKKVHNAKARQNPQTIVDNSAVKKIQIDVDAVAGGSQGYDEANALVLPSEKRATKIKVDKVQHVKILSKKQRKHLQAIVDKKKKKEGRAQLLGDLAAVQIPEAELQQYTSISQVQTVGLKRLPTLDEYLAKKKERQAQVIAEKSSASGHRVNAIKGSKRKLLVEEEEEMEAKRKNPNVISLEEDEDSSSSDEDDETSPAESAPIAIPTPVSIAPPPITIKPTIKTPKPEPTLPACIHQTVYVPVHRTTEVQDARLRLPILAEEQQVMETINENPIVIVAGETGSGKTTQLPQFLYEAGYAQHKMIGVTEPRRVAAIAMSKRVAHEMNLPESEVSYLIRFEGNVTPATRIKFMTDGVLLKEIETDFLLSKYSVIILDEAHERSVYTDILVGLLSRIVPLRHKRGQPLKLIIMSATLRVSDFTENTRLFKNPPPLLKVEARQFPVTIHFQKRTPDDYVAEAYRKTLKIHNKLPEGGILIFVTGQQEVNQLVRKLRRTFPYQPPTKDVAMNGKESEDEKEETKEDAESTVEDPKELEFDMKRVIRNIRKSKKKFLAQIALPKINLDDYKLPGDDTEADMHEQPDEDEDQEGLEEENDDELGLEGESGMESGKRQPLWVLPLYSLLSSEKQNRIFQPVPDGCRLCVVSTNVAETSLTIPHIKYVVDCGRQKTRLYDKLTGVSAFVVTYTSKASADQRAGRAGRISAGHCYRLYSSAVYNDCFEDFSQPDIQKKPVEDLMLQMRCMGIDRVVHFPFPSPPDQVQLQAAERRLIVLGALEATKTEKTDLPPAVTRLGQVISRFPVAPRFGKMLALSHQQDLLPYTVCLVAALSVQEVLIETGVQRDEDVAPGANRYHRKRQSWAASGNYQLLGDPMVLLRAVGAAEYAGSQGRLPEFCATNGLRQKAMSEVRKLRVQLTNEINLNVSDVELGVDPELKPPTDAQARFLRQILLAGMGDRVARKVPLADIADKEERRRLKYAYHCADMEEPAFLHVSSVLRQKTPEWVIYQEAYELQNGDSTKMFIRGITAIEPEWLLLYVPLLCNIREVREDPAPRFDKSSGKIYCHVDATFGKSGWELPLGEVEMPLSEKACCYFGMFLLEGEVCSRLVDFRSKLKSTPASVIKSWSSMNDKVLRFKRALITKQIHNRQALLDQWISDPHFLLEEYQNLLYDVALSELTPLWPPLDKEEPQS; translated from the exons ATGGGCAAGAAGGTGCACAATGCCAAAGCGCGGCAGAATCCGCAAACAATTGTGGACAACTCGGCCGTGAAGAAG ATTCAGATCGATGTGGATGCTGTGGCCGGCGGCAGTCAGGGCTACGATGAGGCCAACGCTCTGGTGCTGCCCTCCGAGAAGCGGGCCACCAAGATCAAGGTGGACAAAGTGCAGCACGTGAAGATCCTTTCCAAAAAGCAGCGCAAACACCTGCAGGCGATTGTGgacaagaagaaaaagaaagagggT CGCGCCCAGCTGTTGGGTGACCTGGCTGCTGTTCAAATTCCGGAGgcggagctgcagcagtacaCTTCCATTAGCCAAGTGCAAACCGTGGGATTGAAGCGTCTACCCACCCTGGACGAGTATCTAGCCAAGAAGAAAGAAAGGCAGGCTCAAGTCATAGCTGAAAAAAGCTCGGCTTCGGGTCACCGCGTGAATGCCATCAAGGGCTCCAAGCGCAAGCTTCTCgtcgaagaggaggaggaaatgGAGGCCAAGCGAAAAAATCCGAATGTAATTAGTTTGGAGGAAGATGAAGATTCATCCTCCTCTGATGAAGACGATGAGACGTCACCAGCTGAATCTGCTCCCATTGCCATACCCACTCCAGTGTCAATAGCTCCACCGCCAATCACTATTAAACCAACAATTAAAACGCCGAAGCCGGAGCCCACTCTACCTGCCTGTATCCACCAGACTGTCTATGTGCCCGTACATCGGACAACAGAAGTTCAGGATGCCCGTCTTAGACTGCCCATCCtcgcggaggagcagcaggtgaTGGAGACAATCAACGAGAACCCCATTGTGATCGTGGCTGGTGAGACAGGCTCCGGAAAGACTACCCAGCTACCGCAGTTCCTGTATGAAGCGGGCTACGCACAGCACAAGATGATCGGAGTGACGGAGCCGCGGCGAGTGGCTGCTATTGCCATGTCCAAGCGGGTGGCCCACGAGATGAACCTGCCGGAAAGCGAGGTGTCCTACCTCATTCGCTTCGAGGGAAACGTAACACCGGCGACGCGCATCAAATTCATGACCGATGGTGTGTTGCTTAAGGAGATCGAAACTGACTTTCTGCTCAGTAAGTACTCGGTGATCATCCTGGACGAGGCGCACGAGCGCAGCGTGTACACAGACATCTTAGTGGGCCTTCTATCGAGGATCGTGCCCTTGCGTCACAAACGCGGGCAGCCGCTGAAGCTGATCATCATGTCCGCCACTTTGCGGGTATCCGATTTTACAGAGAATACGCGTTTGTTTAAGAATCCACCACCGTTGCTCAAAGTGGAGGCTCGACAGTTTCCTGTGACCATTCACTTCCAGAAGCGCACACCAGATGACTATGTGGCGGAGGCCTACCGCAAGACCTTAAAGATCCATAATAAGCTTCCGGAAGGCGGCATACTAATTTTTGTGACGGGACAGCAGGAGGTCAACCAACTGGTGCGTAAGTTGCGACGCACGTTTCCGTATCAACCGCCAACCAAGGATGTGGCGATGAATGGTAAGGAATCGGAGGACGAAAAGGAGGAAACAAAGGAAGATGCGGAATCGACTGTGGAGGATCCTAAGGAGCTGGAGTTTGACATGAAGCGAGTTATACGTAATATTCGCAAATCTAAGAAAAAGTTCTTGGCGCAGATCGCTTTGCCCAAGATCAACCTGGACGACTACAAGCTCCCCGGTGATGATACGGAGGCAGACATGCACGAGCAGccggatgaggatgaggaccAGGAGGGACTGGAAGAGGAAAACGACGATGAACTAGGATTGGAGGGGGAGTCGGGAATGGAATCAGGTAAAAGGCAACCCCTTTGGGTCCTGCCACTCTACTCGCTCCTCTCCTCGGAGAAGCAAAACCGCATCTTCCAGCCAGTTCCCGATGGGTGTCGGCTATGCGTGGTCAGCACCAATGTGGCAGAGACATCTCTCACCATCCCGCACATCAAGTATGTTGTGGACTGCGGTCGCCAGAAGACCCGTCTCTACGACAAACTGACGGGTGTGAGTGCCTTCGTGGTAACCTACACGTCTAAGGCTTCGGCTGACCAGCGTGCTGGGCGAGCGGGTCGCATCAGCGCCGGCCATTGCTATCGCCTCTACTCGAGTGCCGTGTACAACGACTGTTTCGAGGACTTCTCCCAGCCGGATATCCAGAAGAAGCCAGTCGAGGACCTAATGCTGCAGATGCGCTGCATGGGCATCGATCGCGTGGTGCACTTTCCCTTTCCCTCACCACCGGATCAGGTGCAGCTGCAAGCCGCCGAGCGGCGATTGATCGTGCTAGGTGCCCTGGAGGCCACCAAGACGGAGAAGACAGATTTGCCACCAGCCGTTACCCGGTTGGGTCAGGTTATCTCCCGCTTTCCCGTGGCGCCGCGCTTTGGAAAAATGCTGGCTCTGTCCCACCAGCAGGACCTGCTGCCCTACACCGTCTGCCTGGTGGCCGCACTTTCAGTCCAGGAGGTGCTTATCGAAACGGGGGTGCAAAGGGACGAGGATGTGGCGCCCGGCGCGAATCGGTATCACCGCAAACGGCAGAGCTGGGCGGCCAGCGGCAACTATCAGTTGCTTGGGGATCCCATGGTCCTATTACGTGCTGTGGGAGCTGCAGAGTACGCCGGATCGCAAGGCCGCTTGCCGGAGTTTTGTGCTACGAATGGATTGCGACAGAAAGCGATGAGCGAGGTACGAAAATTGCGGGTACAGCTGACCAACGAGATCAACCTGAATGTGAGTGACGTTGAGCTGGGTGTTGATCCCGAACTCAAGCCTCCCACAGATGCCCAGGCCCGGTTCCTGCGTCAGATTCTGTTGGCCGGCATGGGCGACCGGGTGGCTAGAAAGGTACCTCTGGCAGATATCGCCGACAAGGAGGAGCGGAGGCGATTGAAGTACGCGTACCATTGTGCCGACATGGAGGAGCCAGCTTTCCTGCACGTCTCCTCCGTGCTGCGTCAAAAAACACCCGAGTGGGTAATCTATCAGGAGGCATACGAGCTGCAGAATGGCGACTCCACCAAGATGTTCATCCGCGGCATCACCGCCATTGAGCCGGAGTGGCTTCTATTATATGTTCCCTTGCTCTGCAACATACGCGAGGTGCGCGAGGATCCTGCTCCCAGATTCGATAAATCGTCTGGCAAGATCTACTGTCATGTGGATGCCACGTTTGGCAAGTCAGGGTGGGAGCTGCCCCTCGGGGAAGTGGAGATGCCGCTCAGCGAAAAGGCCTGCTG TTACTTCGGCATGTTCCTGCTAGAGGGCGAAGTTTGCTCGAGGTTAGTCGACTTCCGGAGCAAACTAAAGTCCACACCCGCCTCCGTGATCAAGAGCTGGTCCAGCATGAACGACAAGGTGTTGCGCTTCAAGCGCGCTCTCATCACCAAGCAGATTCATAACCGCCAGGCGCTGCTCGACCAGTGGATCAGCGATCCTCACT TCCTTTTGGAGGAGTACCAGAACCTGCTCTACGACGTGGCGCTGAGTGAACTGACGCCTTTATGGCCACCGTTGGACAAGGAAGAACCACAAAGctag